The following are from one region of the Microtus ochrogaster isolate Prairie Vole_2 chromosome 17, MicOch1.0, whole genome shotgun sequence genome:
- the Amer2 gene encoding APC membrane recruitment protein 2 isoform X2 yields the protein METGRSRGGGGGISERXGGGARAGVCRRQEQAGALAADMDSHCECAAETPAAEPPSGKINKAAFKLFKKRKSGGTMPSIFGVKNKGDGKSAGPTGMVRSRTHDGLAEVLVLEGSKKEEPPGGGDHGGARPNPGPPKAAGPGLGSLASSSVAKSHSFFSLLKKNGRSETGKGDPAEASKAGGKQKRGLKGIFSSMRWHRRDKRGKEEEEKAARAAGPGSLVLPGSLTASLECVKEEPPRTARRPDSPGQDAPRHAAGCGDIIADPEEEAGPSCDKHAPGPGKPVLSKKNPSEVAYQGGGEEMASPDEVDDTYLPEFWDMLSQTEDQGQGPQEGTAKAATASDTKLAPETSNDVRCGEVAKDVSSVKRRRLHKIPIDPQQKEEPKHPEKEHQEGVPNSDEGYWDSTTPGPEEDSASSSKKAVIPRDSDSGDALYDLYTEPEGSSAVVPATEDPPCLSRLKPVSPGTITCPLRTPGSLLKDSKIPISIKHLSNLPSSHPVVHQQPARSEMPRTKIPVSKVLVRRVSNRGLAGTTIRAAACHDSAKKL from the exons ATGGAAACGGGCAGGagccgcggcggcggcggcggca TTTCGGAGAGA NNCGGCGGCGGCGCGCGCGCGGGGGtctgcaggaggcaggagcaggccgGGGCCCTCGCCGCAGACATGGACTCGCATTGTGAGTGCGCCGCGGAGACGCCCGCCGCAGAGCCGCCGTCGGGGAAGATCAATAAGGCTGCGTTCAAGTTATTCAAGAAGAGGAAATCGGGgggcaccatgcccagcatttttGGGGTCAAAAACAAAGGGGATGGGAAGAGCGCGGGGCCGACGGGGATGGTGAGAAGCAGGACCCACGACGGACTAGCGGAGGTACTGGTGCTGGAGGGCAGCAAGAAGGAGGAGCCGCCCGGCGGGGGCGATCACGGTGGGGCCCGGCCAAACCCCGGACCCCCCAAAGCCGCCGGGCCTGGcctgggctccctggccagcagcTCGGTGGCCAAGTCCCACAGCTTCTTCTCCCTGCTGAAAAAGAACGGGCGATCGGAGACCGGCAAGGGGGACCCTGCCGAGGCGAGCAAGGCTGGCGGCAAACAAAAGAGGGGGCTGAAAGGGATCTTCAGCAGCATGCGCTGGCACCGGAGGGACAAGCGcggcaaggaggaggaggagaaggcggCGCGCGCGGCGGGCCCGGGCAGCCTAGTCCTGCCCGGCTCGCTCACCGCCAGCCTGGAGTGCGTCAAGGAGGAGCCGCCCCGAACCGCGCGCCGCCCGGACAGCCCGGGCCAGGACGCCCCGCGACACGCAGCAG GCTGTGGAGATATTATTGCAGAcccagaagaagaggcaggtcCCAGCTGTGACAAGCATGCCCCCGGGCCAGGCAAGCCAGTGCTCTCTAAAAAGAACCCCAGCGAGGTGGCCTAccaaggaggaggggaggagatggccAGTCCAGATGAGGTGGACGACACCTATCTCCCGGAATTCTGGGACATGTTATCCCAGACCGAGGACCAAGGACAAGGGCCCCAAGAGGGCACCGCGAAGGCGGCCACTGCTTCAGACACCAAGCTGGCCCCTGAGACCTCCAATGATGTTCGGTGCGGGGAAGTAGCCAAGGACGTGTCCTCTGTCAAGCGCAGGAGGCTCCACAAGATCCCCATTGATCCTCAGCAGAAGGAGGAGCCCAAGCACCCCGAGAAGGAGCATCAAGAAGGCGTCCCTAACAGCGACGAGGGCTACTGGGACTCCACCACTCCTGGTCCAGAAGAAGATAGCGCCAGCAGCAGTAAGAAGGCCGTCATTCCCAGGGATAGCGACAGTGGTGATGCTCTCTATGATCTCTACACTGAACCCGAAGGAAGCTCGGCTGTTGTTCCTGCCACGGAGGACCCACCCTGCTTGTCCCGGCTAAAGCCGGTGTCTCCAGGCACCATCACCTGTCCACTGAGAACACCAGGCAGCTTGCTGAAGGACTCTAAAATCCCTATTAGCATCAAACATCTCTCCAACCTTCCGTCCAGCCATCCTGTGGTGCACCAGCAACCAGCCAGGAGTGAGATGCCCAGAACAAAAATCCCCGTTTCCAAAGTGCTGGTCCGCAGGGTCAGCAACCGGGGTTTGGCTGGGACCACCATCAGGGCAGCAGCATGCCATGACAGTGCCAAAAAGTTGTGA
- the Amer2 gene encoding APC membrane recruitment protein 2 isoform X1: METGRSRGGGGGISERXGGGARAGVCRRQEQAGALAADMDSHCECAAETPAAEPPSGKINKAAFKLFKKRKSGGTMPSIFGVKNKGDGKSAGPTGMVRSRTHDGLAEVLVLEGSKKEEPPGGGDHGGARPNPGPPKAAGPGLGSLASSSVAKSHSFFSLLKKNGRSETGKGDPAEASKAGGKQKRGLKGIFSSMRWHRRDKRGKEEEEKAARAAGPGSLVLPGSLTASLECVKEEPPRTARRPDSPGQDAPRHAAGEPEGGEQAPASAERAPARTCLEAASPAGLGDQSARGEDAEGHWRAEKPGAALESGAGEVQAAEDASRTGDVPIKTVPLVDSEGGSGRASAVPDPSSVDPPSDPSADRICLMFSDVTSLKSFDSLTGCGDIIADPEEEAGPSCDKHAPGPGKPVLSKKNPSEVAYQGGGEEMASPDEVDDTYLPEFWDMLSQTEDQGQGPQEGTAKAATASDTKLAPETSNDVRCGEVAKDVSSVKRRRLHKIPIDPQQKEEPKHPEKEHQEGVPNSDEGYWDSTTPGPEEDSASSSKKAVIPRDSDSGDALYDLYTEPEGSSAVVPATEDPPCLSRLKPVSPGTITCPLRTPGSLLKDSKIPISIKHLSNLPSSHPVVHQQPARSEMPRTKIPVSKVLVRRVSNRGLAGTTIRAAACHDSAKKL; encoded by the exons ATGGAAACGGGCAGGagccgcggcggcggcggcggca TTTCGGAGAGA NNCGGCGGCGGCGCGCGCGCGGGGGtctgcaggaggcaggagcaggccgGGGCCCTCGCCGCAGACATGGACTCGCATTGTGAGTGCGCCGCGGAGACGCCCGCCGCAGAGCCGCCGTCGGGGAAGATCAATAAGGCTGCGTTCAAGTTATTCAAGAAGAGGAAATCGGGgggcaccatgcccagcatttttGGGGTCAAAAACAAAGGGGATGGGAAGAGCGCGGGGCCGACGGGGATGGTGAGAAGCAGGACCCACGACGGACTAGCGGAGGTACTGGTGCTGGAGGGCAGCAAGAAGGAGGAGCCGCCCGGCGGGGGCGATCACGGTGGGGCCCGGCCAAACCCCGGACCCCCCAAAGCCGCCGGGCCTGGcctgggctccctggccagcagcTCGGTGGCCAAGTCCCACAGCTTCTTCTCCCTGCTGAAAAAGAACGGGCGATCGGAGACCGGCAAGGGGGACCCTGCCGAGGCGAGCAAGGCTGGCGGCAAACAAAAGAGGGGGCTGAAAGGGATCTTCAGCAGCATGCGCTGGCACCGGAGGGACAAGCGcggcaaggaggaggaggagaaggcggCGCGCGCGGCGGGCCCGGGCAGCCTAGTCCTGCCCGGCTCGCTCACCGCCAGCCTGGAGTGCGTCAAGGAGGAGCCGCCCCGAACCGCGCGCCGCCCGGACAGCCCGGGCCAGGACGCCCCGCGACACGCAGCAGGTGAGCCCGAAGGGGGAGAGCAGGCGCCCGCGTCCGCCGAGCGCGCCCCGGCGCGGACCTGCCTCGAGGCAGCGAGCCCCGCCGGCCTTGGCGACCAAAGCGCCCGGGGAGAGGACGCCGAGGGGCATTGGCGCGCGGAGAAGCCCGGGGCAGCCCTCGAGTCGGGAGCTGGTGAGGTCCAGGCGGCCGAGGATGCGTCCAGGACAGGTGACGTTCCGATAAAGACCGTCCCCCTTGTCGACTCCGAAGGTGGCAGCGGCCGGGCGTCTGCCGTCCCTGACCCTTCCTCTGTTGATCCACCCTCAGACCCGTCGGCAGATCGTATTTGTTTGATGTTTTCTGACGTGACTTCACTGAAAAGCTTTGACTCTCTTACAGGCTGTGGAGATATTATTGCAGAcccagaagaagaggcaggtcCCAGCTGTGACAAGCATGCCCCCGGGCCAGGCAAGCCAGTGCTCTCTAAAAAGAACCCCAGCGAGGTGGCCTAccaaggaggaggggaggagatggccAGTCCAGATGAGGTGGACGACACCTATCTCCCGGAATTCTGGGACATGTTATCCCAGACCGAGGACCAAGGACAAGGGCCCCAAGAGGGCACCGCGAAGGCGGCCACTGCTTCAGACACCAAGCTGGCCCCTGAGACCTCCAATGATGTTCGGTGCGGGGAAGTAGCCAAGGACGTGTCCTCTGTCAAGCGCAGGAGGCTCCACAAGATCCCCATTGATCCTCAGCAGAAGGAGGAGCCCAAGCACCCCGAGAAGGAGCATCAAGAAGGCGTCCCTAACAGCGACGAGGGCTACTGGGACTCCACCACTCCTGGTCCAGAAGAAGATAGCGCCAGCAGCAGTAAGAAGGCCGTCATTCCCAGGGATAGCGACAGTGGTGATGCTCTCTATGATCTCTACACTGAACCCGAAGGAAGCTCGGCTGTTGTTCCTGCCACGGAGGACCCACCCTGCTTGTCCCGGCTAAAGCCGGTGTCTCCAGGCACCATCACCTGTCCACTGAGAACACCAGGCAGCTTGCTGAAGGACTCTAAAATCCCTATTAGCATCAAACATCTCTCCAACCTTCCGTCCAGCCATCCTGTGGTGCACCAGCAACCAGCCAGGAGTGAGATGCCCAGAACAAAAATCCCCGTTTCCAAAGTGCTGGTCCGCAGGGTCAGCAACCGGGGTTTGGCTGGGACCACCATCAGGGCAGCAGCATGCCATGACAGTGCCAAAAAGTTGTGA